Proteins from a genomic interval of Micropterus dolomieu isolate WLL.071019.BEF.003 ecotype Adirondacks linkage group LG16, ASM2129224v1, whole genome shotgun sequence:
- the si:dkeyp-38g8.5 gene encoding uncharacterized protein si:dkeyp-38g8.5 isoform X2 — protein sequence MEFQDHAYTNTTYDKVSPLEPTYKMSSKEVEEFVKLRVSNNYLFSGRRNTSMWSWRAILKHMGLQHKMTHSQASKKWENMKKKYKELKNSADGVKVFPEVWPYFSLMDDAMQGRLEGNAPILKAFASDKDFLPVSKPKKRKVSMVINSPTALSADGPEIEVSLNGDEDGEEDTVHEGRQEIDRIMQEVEHERNTMDSERQVMEREKQVMEREQLVLQRERAVLDREIAALDRDRASLERERATIEREKAVMERERAMVEKDRDAVNRDRLALEREKARLERLSAPKGRTEEVTEDRGKVEDSDVMDRKERFLNLFEKLIENF from the exons ATGGAGTTCCAGGATCACGCTTATACGAACACCACTTATGATAAAGTCAGCCCCTTGGAGCCCACATATAAAA TGAGTTCAAAAGAAGTTGAAGAATTTGTGAAGCTGAGGGTTTCAAATAACTACCTCTTCTCCGGAAGGAGAAATACTTCCATGTGGTCATGGAG GGCCATCCTGAAACATATGGGCTTGCAACATAAGATGACTCATAGTCAAGCATCCAAAAAATGGGAAAACATGAAGAAGAAATACAag GAGCTAAAGAACTCTGCAGACGGGGTGAAAGTGTTCCCTGAAGTGTGGCCTTATTTCAGTCTGATGGACGATGCCATGCAGGGTCGGCTGGAAGGCAACGCCCCCATCCTGAAGGCCTTCGCCAGTGACAAAGATTTCTTACCCGTCTCCAAACCCAAGAAGAGGAAGGTATCCATGGTGATAAACTCCCCTACGGCTTTGTCAGCAGACGGGCCAGAGATCGAGGTTTCTCTGAACGGAGATGAGGATGGGGAAGAGGACACAGTGCACGAGGGACGCCAGGAGATTGATCGCATCATGCAAGAGGTGGAGCACGAGAGGAACACGATGGACAGCGAAAGGCAGGTGATGGAAAGGGAGAAACAGGTGATGGAAAGGGAGCAGCTGGTACTGCAAAGGGAGAGAGCGGTGCTGGATAGGGAGATCGCCGCTCTGGACCGAGACCGAGCctcgctggagagagagagggcgacaATAGAGCGAGAAAAGGCAgtgatggagagggagagggccaTGGTGGAGAAGGACAGAGATGCAGTGAACAGGGACCGGCTGGCTTTGGAGCGAGAGAAAGCCAGGCTGGAAAGACTTTCTGCACCCAAAGGAAGGACGGAGGAGGTTACAGAAGACAGAGGCAAGGTGGAAGACTCAGATGTCATGGACAGGAAGGAGCGGTTCCTCAACTTGTTTGAAAAACTTATTGAAAATTTTTGA
- the si:dkeyp-38g8.5 gene encoding uncharacterized protein si:dkeyp-38g8.5 isoform X1: protein MEFQDHAYTNTTYDKVSPLEPTYKTAISYLHLSLLVSSKEVEEFVKLRVSNNYLFSGRRNTSMWSWRAILKHMGLQHKMTHSQASKKWENMKKKYKELKNSADGVKVFPEVWPYFSLMDDAMQGRLEGNAPILKAFASDKDFLPVSKPKKRKVSMVINSPTALSADGPEIEVSLNGDEDGEEDTVHEGRQEIDRIMQEVEHERNTMDSERQVMEREKQVMEREQLVLQRERAVLDREIAALDRDRASLERERATIEREKAVMERERAMVEKDRDAVNRDRLALEREKARLERLSAPKGRTEEVTEDRGKVEDSDVMDRKERFLNLFEKLIENF from the exons ATGGAGTTCCAGGATCACGCTTATACGAACACCACTTATGATAAAGTCAGCCCCTTGGAGCCCACATATAAAA CAGCCATTTCTTACTTACACCTCTCTCTCTTAGTGAGTTCAAAAGAAGTTGAAGAATTTGTGAAGCTGAGGGTTTCAAATAACTACCTCTTCTCCGGAAGGAGAAATACTTCCATGTGGTCATGGAG GGCCATCCTGAAACATATGGGCTTGCAACATAAGATGACTCATAGTCAAGCATCCAAAAAATGGGAAAACATGAAGAAGAAATACAag GAGCTAAAGAACTCTGCAGACGGGGTGAAAGTGTTCCCTGAAGTGTGGCCTTATTTCAGTCTGATGGACGATGCCATGCAGGGTCGGCTGGAAGGCAACGCCCCCATCCTGAAGGCCTTCGCCAGTGACAAAGATTTCTTACCCGTCTCCAAACCCAAGAAGAGGAAGGTATCCATGGTGATAAACTCCCCTACGGCTTTGTCAGCAGACGGGCCAGAGATCGAGGTTTCTCTGAACGGAGATGAGGATGGGGAAGAGGACACAGTGCACGAGGGACGCCAGGAGATTGATCGCATCATGCAAGAGGTGGAGCACGAGAGGAACACGATGGACAGCGAAAGGCAGGTGATGGAAAGGGAGAAACAGGTGATGGAAAGGGAGCAGCTGGTACTGCAAAGGGAGAGAGCGGTGCTGGATAGGGAGATCGCCGCTCTGGACCGAGACCGAGCctcgctggagagagagagggcgacaATAGAGCGAGAAAAGGCAgtgatggagagggagagggccaTGGTGGAGAAGGACAGAGATGCAGTGAACAGGGACCGGCTGGCTTTGGAGCGAGAGAAAGCCAGGCTGGAAAGACTTTCTGCACCCAAAGGAAGGACGGAGGAGGTTACAGAAGACAGAGGCAAGGTGGAAGACTCAGATGTCATGGACAGGAAGGAGCGGTTCCTCAACTTGTTTGAAAAACTTATTGAAAATTTTTGA
- the si:dkeyp-38g8.5 gene encoding uncharacterized protein si:dkeyp-38g8.5 isoform X3: MGLQHKMTHSQASKKWENMKKKYKELKNSADGVKVFPEVWPYFSLMDDAMQGRLEGNAPILKAFASDKDFLPVSKPKKRKVSMVINSPTALSADGPEIEVSLNGDEDGEEDTVHEGRQEIDRIMQEVEHERNTMDSERQVMEREKQVMEREQLVLQRERAVLDREIAALDRDRASLERERATIEREKAVMERERAMVEKDRDAVNRDRLALEREKARLERLSAPKGRTEEVTEDRGKVEDSDVMDRKERFLNLFEKLIENF; this comes from the exons ATGGGCTTGCAACATAAGATGACTCATAGTCAAGCATCCAAAAAATGGGAAAACATGAAGAAGAAATACAag GAGCTAAAGAACTCTGCAGACGGGGTGAAAGTGTTCCCTGAAGTGTGGCCTTATTTCAGTCTGATGGACGATGCCATGCAGGGTCGGCTGGAAGGCAACGCCCCCATCCTGAAGGCCTTCGCCAGTGACAAAGATTTCTTACCCGTCTCCAAACCCAAGAAGAGGAAGGTATCCATGGTGATAAACTCCCCTACGGCTTTGTCAGCAGACGGGCCAGAGATCGAGGTTTCTCTGAACGGAGATGAGGATGGGGAAGAGGACACAGTGCACGAGGGACGCCAGGAGATTGATCGCATCATGCAAGAGGTGGAGCACGAGAGGAACACGATGGACAGCGAAAGGCAGGTGATGGAAAGGGAGAAACAGGTGATGGAAAGGGAGCAGCTGGTACTGCAAAGGGAGAGAGCGGTGCTGGATAGGGAGATCGCCGCTCTGGACCGAGACCGAGCctcgctggagagagagagggcgacaATAGAGCGAGAAAAGGCAgtgatggagagggagagggccaTGGTGGAGAAGGACAGAGATGCAGTGAACAGGGACCGGCTGGCTTTGGAGCGAGAGAAAGCCAGGCTGGAAAGACTTTCTGCACCCAAAGGAAGGACGGAGGAGGTTACAGAAGACAGAGGCAAGGTGGAAGACTCAGATGTCATGGACAGGAAGGAGCGGTTCCTCAACTTGTTTGAAAAACTTATTGAAAATTTTTGA
- the LOC123984825 gene encoding uncharacterized protein LOC123984825, translating into MATAYQPEEENSCENESDTSEEFDSEGQSDDEESEDGQSDDEQADDGHSGVKVPRQGKEPCKYYNSGGCRDGGSCSYPHVCKYAVKGNCRYGSGCKLNHPRGGRASSGSSNRTSGHSTSSGPKLTDGRCYQWQLKGGKDWLDIDNDHIIEAQYSLPHTKGIKIYSTPYGAISIDLNRMRVYGKSLSVRRLDDGKSVWMWYCSLRRKWIKYGDKDSKGKASPVKSSEIEGKFQSNPTGSFTFNIGADTFEIRFKDMQQVSKQKKRKVTRRPVYQQKQSGGGASHAVQALHSLSLGTTPQWQFEGDGGTWHEFKHRMGTKTESSVTSDDIEKKYQQNHHDSMIFKVNGNSYKLDLGAMIQTNLKTNQTRKIRRVLVCSTSMPTPCSGTMARTAV; encoded by the exons ATGGCAACAGCCTATC AACCTGAAGAGGAAAACTCTTGTGAGAATGAGTCTGACACCAGTGAAGAGTTTGACAGTGAGGGACAATCAGATGACGAAGAATCAGAAGATGGACAATCAGATGACGAACAAGCTGATGACGGACACTCAGGTGTAAAAGTTCCTCGTCAG GGGAAAGAGCCCTGCAAGTATTACAACAGTGGTGGCTGTCGGGATGGTGGTAGTTGCTCTTACCCTCACGTCTGCAAGTATGCCGTGAAAGGAAACTGTCGCTACGGGTCCGGCTGTAAGCTGAACCACCCCAGAGGTGGAAGGGCGTCCTCTGGTTCAAGCAACAGGACTTCAGGACATTCAACATCAAGTG GCCCAAAGCTTACTGATGGCCGGTGCTACCAGTGGCAGCTGAAAGGTGGAAAAGACTGGCTTGATATTGATAATGATCACATTATCGAGGCCCAGTACTCGCTgccccacaccaaaggcattaAAATCTACAGCACACCTTATGG gGCAATAAGTATAGATTTAAACAGGATGAGAGTGTATGGAAAGAGTCTGAGTGTGAGACGCTTGGATGATGGAAAATCTGTGTGGATGTGGTACTGCAGCTTGCGTCGGAAGTGGATCAAGTATGGAGACAAG GATTCGAAGGGAAAAGCCAGCCCTGTGAAGAGCTCTGAGATAGAGGGAAAATTCCAAAGTAACCCAACAGGCTCTTTTACTTTCAATATTGGCGCTGACACCTTTGAGATCAGATTCAAAG atATGCAACAAGTGAGtaaacagaaaaagaggaaagtTACTCGCCGACCAGTGTACCAACAAAAGCAATCAGGAGGAGG GGCTTCTCATGCAGTCCAAGCATTGCACAGTCTTTCTCTGGGCACCACACCACAGTGGCAGTTTGAGGGAGACGGTGGAACATGGCACGAGTTCAAACACAGG ATGGGCACTAAAACTGAAAGCTCGGTAACCAGTGATGACATTGAGAAGAAGTACCAGCAAAACCACCACGACAGTATGATCTTCAAAGTGAATGGAAACTCATACAAGCTGGACCTTGGAG CGATGATTCAGACCAACCTCAAAACCAACCAAACACGCAAAATCAGACGTGTGCTG gtCTGCTCAACATCCATGCCCACCCCCTGCAGTGGCACTATGGCCCGCACagcagtttga